ATATAGATTTAGAGGATCTTAAATGTCTAGCTCTATCAAACTTCAGTATCTATCAAAGAAATCCATAAAGGAAATTCTAAATAGTGTTATATCAAGGAAGGAGATTAGCGAGAAATTCATAGAGTTTCTACAGAATGCCGAGGATGTGAAGATGGGATATACAGAGGATTTTGAGATATATGTATTCGATGCTATTCCAGCACTATTTAGGGTAAAGGATTTCAAGATATATATCCCAACATTATACGCATTGAACTATTTTCTAAATACATACAAGATCCATATAGTCCCCTCAGTCGTTGTCGATCATGGTGCTATTGAACCTCTTAAACGTGGAGCAGATGTAATGATGCCAGGAATTAAGAAAATTAATCAAATGTTCAAAAAAGAAGATATTGTTGGAGTATTAGAACCTCAGGAAAAATATTTCATTGTTGTTGGTATAGCATTAATTGATTCAAATAATATTGTTATTGGTGGTAAGGGAAAATGTATTGCTAATATCTCTAGACTCGATGATAAGATATGGAGAGCATCACTACAATTAGCAAAAAGTCTAGGTTGAGAAAGACTCTTGTAAACACTTATATACTTTTAATTCTAAATAGAGGCTCAAGATCTTTTCTATATATGGAGATTCCAGCAATATTATCAATAATTTCTATTCTAAGAATATATTCATACCTCTTAAAATCTACCTCAGCAATACCTATCATCTCAATATAATTTCCAACATATCTCAAGAGAGAAGAACAGGAATCAATATAGTTACCTCTCTTCCTACATTTGCCAAGAATCTTAGGTGGATATCTATCAATTCTCTTAGTTAATATAAGTTCTAATGAACAATGTGCTATATCTTCATAGCTAGCTCTACATACAACATCTATTGGTATTATCCAAAAACCCTTGATACTATGTTGAAGTAGGGCTCTAACTATTGTTAATGAATCTGAAAATTTCTTATCAGAATATATAATAGAGATACCTCTACCAAATAAAGGTTTGCAACTAAAACCTCTATCAATAAAAATCAGAACATTCATAACATCTTGACATATATCACCTTCTAGACCTATCTTCCCTGTAACTATACCAATAATATGCTCAGAACTCTTGACATCGATCATAGATATCTCCACGCTCGTACTTCATCACAGCAATAAAAATATAACCTGAGAAACCTTATAATCTCAAATACAGTAACAACTAAATAAGATTTGAGGATCAATGCGGGGGTGCCCGAGCTAGGCCAAAGGGGGCGGGCTCAAGACCCGCTGGCGAAGGCCTGCGTGGGTTCAAATCCCACCCCCCGCATTAATCATTCTTATATTTCATTTAAGCTAATTATTGATGAGCTGATAAATATTGCTTATGGTGTACAGTTCCTTTTCATTAATGCTTAAAGGCTAGTCTGCTTTGTTTTTAAATAGGTATAAACAATGAATTTCTTTGTTAAAAATGGTGAAATATACAAATTAGATGGAGCTACTGGAAAACCCAAGATTATATATTTATTTGGTGTTAATTGGTTTGGTTTTGAGACGAGGGACTATGTTGTTCATGGTTTGTGGGCTAGGAATTGGGTTGATATGTTGCAGCAGATTAAGAGTCTTGGGTTTAATGCTATTAGATTGCCTTTCTGTACATATTCTGTTCAGGAAGGTACAATGCCAAATAGTAATGCGATTAACTATAACATTAATCCAGATCTTCAAGGTCTTACATCTATAGAGATTATGGAGAAGATTGTTGCGAAGGCTAATGAACTTGGTATATATATATTGCTTGATTATCATAGGCTTGGCTGCGATCAGATAGAGCCTCTGTGGTATTCTGATCAAGTGAGTGAACAGCAGTTTATAGATACATGGGTAAGTGTTGCAAAGAGATTTGCAAAATATCCAAATGTTATAGGTGCAGATATTAGAAATGAGCCATGGGGAGCCACATGGGGTACAGATGACCCAGCAACAGATTGGAGACTAGCAGTAGAGAAAGTAGCTCCAAAGATTCTTGAGGTAGCTCCACACTGGCTAATATTTGTAGAGGGGACATATAAAACAAGACCAGATATAGATGAAAGGAGTTGGTATCCATATTATTCATATTATGTATTTTGGGGAGAAAATCTTAGGGCTGTTAGATACTACCCAGTTAGACTGCCATATGAGAAAATAGTGTATTCACCACATACATATGGGCCAGATGTATTTCGTCAACCATATTTTGATGACCCTATATTTCCAGAGAATATGCGTAGCATATGGATGGAGCGATTCGGCTATGTAAAAACTGAATTGGGATACGCATTAGTAGTAGGAGAATTTGGTGGAAGGTATGGCCATGGTGGAGATCCAAGGGATATTATATGGCAAATAAAATTTGTTGATTGGTTGATAGAGAATAGGATATGTAACTTCTTCTACTGGAGCTGGAATGCAAATAGTGGCGATACAGGTGGTATTCTAAAGGATGACTGGACAAATATCTGGGAAGATAAATACCAAAACCTGAAGCGGCTTATGGACTATTGTAGTTCAATTAATTAGGATAGTTTTACTAATTTCATAACCTTATCTATGGCTATTCTATAAAAATACTTTAGCTTAGAAACACATATATTTATATTTAGAGTATTAAAATATGTGATGTATTGTGTATTTGTATAAAATGTTCTGGGTCATTGATTGATATGGTGTTTAAACTTGTATGGTATTGTACACAGTTTGAGAAAGGCATACAAGACTATGGTGATAATAGTTATACTTTCGGTAGTTGGTACTGTAACAGAGCTTGTATTTGCATATCTATCTTCTTCCATGATTCTCTACACAGATACTGTGCATTGGATTATCGATACAGCATTAGAGATATTTCTACTATTCTCATTATATTTTGCTGCTCGAATGTATAGAAGATTTTCTTGGGGAGCACTATATCTAGAATCAATATCTATGTTTATACTTGTCTTAGTTATATTCATTGTTTATGGATATCTATTTATTGATTACATCCATTCATTCGTATTAACAACATCAAATAGTATAAAAGCATCAACTTCTAATCCATACCTTTCATTGGTAACAATATTTGGTGGTGTTTTGACACTAACATCCCTATATATTCAGCAAAGAACATATAAAACTCTTAAGTTAGAGATACTAAAAATGGATTATAGACATGCTATTCTAGATACAATATCTTCAGTAATAGCTACACTAGGTTTATATTTAACCTCCATCACAAATAATGTTATTATTGAGTTTATAACTATGATCTTTATAATGTTTTTTATATTTCACAGTCTCGCAAGCTATTTTAGAGATTCAATTCTTTCACTAATAGGTATGAATGTTGATCCTGAGCTTAAATATAAGTTATATAAAAGTATTAGTTCCATTGATTACATCAGTATAAAGGATATAAATATAAGGAGAATAGGATCATTCTATGTTGTTAGGATTATAGTACTGATAGACCCTAATACCACAATAGCTGAAGCGCATAGACTAAGAAATAGGATTATAAATCTATGTAGAGAGCAATCTGAGTTAATATATCATGTAGATGTAATCTTTTATCCCAGGAAAAAATCTAAAAGGATTAAAAGACTAGATAAAGCGAGATAAAATATAGATATCTTGTCTATGTATAAAATGTATTAGGGTAAAATATATGGAAAGAAGAGGGATAAAATTTGGCGTATATATTCCAGAGGATATTGCTATGGAGTTAGAGGATATAATGAAGAGTATGGGTATAGATAATAAGTCTAAGGTTATTCAAGAAGCTTTAAGAGTATTTGTACTAGAGAATAAATGGTATTTTACAAAGAGTGTAGCCGGTTCTATAGCAATACTATACAATCATGATGTAGATGAGGTAGATGAAAAATTAACAGATATTCAGCATGAGTATATTGATATAATAAAGGCATCAATGCACGTACACTTAGATGAAAAGAAATGTATGTTATTAATAGCTGTAAAGGGTGAAAGCTCTAAAATAAAAGAACTGATCGGAAAACTTCATACCATTCGAGGAGTTCTTCTCATAAGACATGTACTTCTATCATTAGAAGATTGAACACAATATATTTTTATATCGTAATTATAGTCATCTATTCTATTTTGCCATGTGACAAAGAATTAAACGTAACATTTTTAATTCTGATCATTGAATGGTTAAAAAAAGGTGTAAAAATTGTCATATAGGAGAGCAGTATTAACATTCATAATAGTGATAATAGTAATGACCTTGATAAACTATTCAGAGGCTACAATCCATTACAATATCTTGGGGCAGGAGATAGCTGGGTCTACAAATACAACAAATTATAATACAACAGTAAGCACCATAACTATAATTTCAACAGTATACACCACTATTACAACTACTATAGGTATCTATCACACTATAACTCATACCACTATACTCACGTTAGACCGAGGAGTAATGCCAGAGATAGTAATATTCATAGTTATGATATGTACTATCATAGCTCTTATCATAGGATATATAATAGGTTTGAAGATACGTAAGGAGGAACATGAGAAGCCTAGAGAAGAGGTTGGTAAGAAGGTCATAGCTAAGCGGAGATAATAGAGCTTAAGTTATAAAGTATTGGAGTAATTCCATAGGACTAGGATATCTATTATGTTGTTCCCTAAAGTTTTTAATAATACTATATATGATACTCCAAGTTTTCTTCGCTGCTAAGCAATAAGATGGGATTTTGGGAACCACTATAGAAATTTCTTCTGAGCTTCTTAGTATCTCTATTTGTTCTTCCTCTGTAGCAAAAGGATATGAAAGACATGCATATGGCTTATACTTATGAACACTACATCTCCAACCATCTTGAAATGGACAGGGTCTACGTAGATAACAATCTCCATGACATATTAAAGCTCTGTATAGATTCTCCTTATCTATTATTGTTAATAGATCATCTATATCAAATGAATACAACGGTATTAAAGCTCCATATTTACAACAAATTCCTCCACAAAGTTCGCATTCTTTCGATGTATCTACTGAGACATTCATGATAATTTGATATGTTAATAGGTAAAGAGCTTTAGTAACAATTGCATTATTGCTAAATTGAGAAAAGTAGTCAAAAACATTAATAATACTTTGTAAATCTCCTCTAAGAGCATTTTTGATTATTCTATGAATCTCATCTATTTTCTCCATGGACTTCACACTATATAATTAGCATATCAGGATATTAATTGTGGACATGAAGGTTTTAAAATGTTGATATAATTTGTATGTATATTTAATAATTGAATGAGTATTCTAGAGATATTATGCAATTCTTATACATGTTTTCAAAATCTCTAGAATTTGTCTATTGTGTATATCGAGTAATGAAGCAAATAATGCTGAGGCTAATGCCGAAGAAATTTTCCCTGCAAGGCTTTGATCAATACTATCTGCCTTGCTTATGAGGAAAAGCAATAATGATGAATACTTTATCAATAATGTTGATGTATTTATATATGTTTCATCAATCATTTTCTGGATATTGGCGCATTCATAAACATGTTCATTTAGTCTTTGAGTAATATTACGTAGTTCAATTATTCTATTAATCATATTTGTTAGTGTAGAAATCAATATAGCATCATATTTTAAGCCGTTCAATTGATTTATTCTATTGATCATACCACTATATTCTGATAGAAGATTAGCTATGATATTTCTACACAAATTAATATCATTGAATATTTTCATTTCTATTCTACACTGAGATACTAATGCTGATATCTTGGTAAAGGAATCTAAGAGATATGTTATATCCTCCATAGATGTGCAGCATTTATGAGAAATACATATCCTAGGATTCTCAGAGTGAGCCTTTGGGGTCTTCATCCCTGTATCACACAGTCTTAGGCTGCCCACATCATCATCGACTAGCACAAATCTTAAAGTGTTATATAGATAAAATATTTTTAATATTTCTATATTTCTACGTCATCTCTCTGATGCATTAAGTTGTACAAGTGTTTAAGTCTGTATCATCATAGTTTCAAACAGTATTGACTATATCTCTAGAGGTCTTAGCCATATAAACGTATTTAGATCTTGAAATTGCTATATTCATAACTCTTCTTTGGATAGGGGTGCTATAATAAGAAAAATCTATGAGTTTTCATCTACAATTTGAGATAGGATTTTTGTGGTGAATGATAACTAATGCCTAAGTATTATATACTTTCTTTTATTTCTTCATATAGCTAAGCAACGTCTTTGGCTTTGCAGTCATGTCTTGGGGGTTCGTGGACATTTTATCGATGCATTCCTTTACAATTTTAAGATCTTGTATGAGTAAGTTCTTGAGATTGGGATTGTATAGTCCTGCAGCTGGATGTATTGTTGGTATTACATAGACTGTAAGATCAAAAATCTTCATATTATAGACCCTTCCTCTCATCTTCATTATTCCTTCCCATCTCTCTTTACCCATGAAGAAAATAGTTTTTCCAGCAATATTTCCAAGGGTTACAATTATCTTAGGTTTTATGAGCCTTATCTGGGTTTCTAAATATATGCCACACTTCTCAATTTCTTCATCACTTGGCTCTCTATTATTTGGAGGTCTGCATTTTACAACATTTGTAATATATACGCTATCCCTAGAAATACCCAGATTCTCCATAATCATAGTCAAAAGTTTTCCAGCAGCACCTACAAATGGTCTACCCATCTCATCCTCTGTAGCACCCGGTGCTTCACCTATAAACATAACAAATGCATCCTTAGGGCCTTCGCCAGGTACAGCGTTTTTCCTATTTCTATATAGTTGGCATCTTGTACAGTTTCTAATAGCATTCTCTAGTTCCTGCCATGAATAATCTAAAGACATTATCTTCACAACCTAAAACATATGTCTAAAATAAGAAACATAGATGTTACAGTATTTATATCTAACCGCTTTAAATATCTTCAGATATACAAACAATTCATAGAGCTTCCAATCTTAAACAACCTTATTCAAGTTTCGCAGAGCTCTATTGAGATAGATACTACATATCTTCTATTTGACGGTCTCTCATATCCTCATACAGATATTGATTGTACGAAATATTCAGAGGTATTTCAATTAAATCTTTATAAATGTTTACAATTAATCTGTCTACATTTCAATACCATAGAATAGACGAAATATGTATTAGCTTAAAAGAGCTTATTATCCCTATGCTATAGATATATCTTATGCTATAGTGGGGCGCAGATCTATGGGGCTTAAACATGGTAAGTATGTATATGTTAAGAGAAGTGATGGTTACTATATTAAGGTAAGGGTTTTGAAGAGTAGGGGAGATGAAGATCAAGATAAATATATAGTTATAGGGCCTAAGACACATAAAGTACCTCCAACTGCAACTATAATTAGAGAAGAGCAATTGCCTGAGAAGATAAGGGAAAAACTTTATGCTATATAATGAGTGAAATGTTGGGATGATGTTGTCGACGTATGTGGAGTGGTGACGAAGGGTCGATATTCTGACCTTCCTTATGGCATTAATATAGATAGAGTTTTCTTTTGGCTAATCTAGTTTGTATTAAATTGATATGCTCATCTTCAGTAAATACAAATCTTCTAGCCATTGGATTAGAGATTCCTATGACATAGAACCATAGAAATCTATCAAATCCATTTTCATCTACAATATGTTTTACAAAGAAGGGACTCCAACTACTTATGGGGAAATCGAGTGTAACAATAATTGTGCCTATGGATAATTCTTTTTCTAGTTTTTTGGCTATTTCCTCAAGTATAGATCTATAAAGATAGAGGTAGATGATTGTAGGAGCAGGCTCTAAATCAGATAGTGATACTGTAAAGAAATCTCTACATATAACCCTTATCTTATCCTTAACATTAAGGAGTTGTGAAGATATTTCAACAATATTACATAGAGTTTTATCAATCTCTATACAAATTCCATTTGCACCAAGCCTAGCAAAGCTTAGTATTACTCTTCCATCTCCACATCCCATATCTAATACAGTATCATCTCTATCTATATTAATGCTATTTACCAGGTACTCTATTATAGCATGTGGTGTAGGTATCCAGGGCACTAATTCCATAGATCTATATCACACTATATTCATAGAATTCAGACATAGTTGTTAAAAGCTTATTATCACATCCCATTCTAATGAGTAAAGAATAGGTTAGAGTAAATGAAAGAAATGATTGTTAAAGTTATAGGTAATGTTGTTAGTGGATTAGGTGAAGGAAAAAAGTATGTGGATATATATAGTGATAGAATCTATGAAGTACTAGGAATAAAACCTTATAAGGGTACTTTAAACATAGCCATTAGGAGTGAATATATAGAACAGTTATCTAATTGTTTTGAGAAAGGGAAGGTATATGTTATAGAACCTCCATGCAATAGATATGGAAGAGTATTTGCATTAAAATCTATTCTTAAAGACTTGGAAGTATATGTAATTAGACCCGAGAAGACAAGGCATGGAGCAAATATTATAGAGATAATTTCTGATAAAAATCTTAGGGAATTACTAGAGTTAAAGGATGGGGATATTATTGAGCTATACATATATTGTTGAAAATCTATATATTTTTACTCTTGTATCTAGATAAGAGACAAGATGAGGAATAAATAATGTTAGAGAGACATAGAATTTGGAAATTTATAGATATTGGGATAGATCCATATCTCACTGAGTATAGATATGAGGTAACAGCATCAATAGCCGACATAAGGAAAAGATATGCACATCTTAATAGTGGTGAAGAGACGAAGGATGTATATTCTATAGCAGGAAGAGTAATGGGTCTGAGGAGACATGGTAAAATAGTATTTGGGGTATTAAGTGATGGTACTGAAAATATACAGTTAGTATTCAGATATGATATCGTTGGAGAAAGGCTTTGGAAATTAGTTGAAATACTCAATGTTGGAGACGTTATAGGTGTTAGGGGTAGACCTATAAAAACGCTTCGAGGCGAACTATCTATACTTGTAGAAGATTTTAGAGTGCTTTCTATAACATGGAGGGACTATCCTGAGAAATGGCATGGAATTGTAGATTCTGAGAAGAGATATAGGCTTAGATATCTAGATATAATGTTAAATGAAAAGGTTAGAAATGCCATAATCTCTACATATAAAATAGAGAAAGCCTTTAGGGATTTCTTAGATTCAAGAGGCTTCATAGAGATTCATACCCCAAAGCTACAGCCAATTTATGGTGGAGCACTTGCAAGACCCTTTATAACTAAAATGTATGCACTTGATAAGACACTTTATCTAAGTATAGCACCTGAAACTTATCTTAAAAGAGCTGTTGTTGCAAATCTTTTTAAAGTTTATGAAATAGCTGTGTGTTTCAGAAATGAAGATATTGATGCTCAGCACTATCCGGAGTTTGTACAGATAGAAATCTATCAAGCATTTGCAGATTGGAATGATATGATGGAGCTTGTAGAAAATATGATAGCATATGCAGTTAAACAGACATTTGGAGACTATAAGATTGAGGTATTAAGGGATACTGGAGAAAGAGTAGAGCTTGACTTCAAACCTCCATGGAGGAGAATATCACTAGAAGATTCTATAGAAATTTTTAGTGGGATCAAGATCAAGAATAAAGAATATGATGAACTCATAGAAATAGCGAGATCTCTTGATATATCAATAGATGATCCAAGGAGAGGGAAAATAATAGAGAAGATTTTTGAAAAGGTAGTTGAACCCAAGCTACTTCAACCAACATATATAACACTATATCCCAGAGATATATCTCCTTTAGCAAGACCTTATAGGGAGGATCCAAGGTATTCAGAAAGATTTGAAATATTCTTAATGGGGCTAGAGATAGGTAATGGATATAGTGAGCTAAACAATCCTGTAGTCCAATATTATTTCTTTAAAAAGGAGGAGGATCTAAGATCTAGGGCTAGAGCTAAAGAGGATCTAGAATATCATCCCATGGATAAAGACTATGTAAGGGCTCTTGAATATGGTATG
Above is a genomic segment from Ignisphaera aggregans DSM 17230 containing:
- a CDS encoding PUA domain containing protein (COGs: COG2016 RNA-binding protein (contains PUA domain)~InterPro IPR002478:IPR004521~KEGG: mja:MJ1432 hypothetical protein~PFAM: PUA domain containing protein~SPTR: C5TQJ7 PUA domain containing protein~PFAM: PUA domain~TIGRFAM: uncharacterized domain 2), encoding MSSSIKLQYLSKKSIKEILNSVISRKEISEKFIEFLQNAEDVKMGYTEDFEIYVFDAIPALFRVKDFKIYIPTLYALNYFLNTYKIHIVPSVVVDHGAIEPLKRGADVMMPGIKKINQMFKKEDIVGVLEPQEKYFIVVGIALIDSNNIVIGGKGKCIANISRLDDKIWRASLQLAKSLG
- a CDS encoding THUMP domain protein (InterPro IPR004114~PFAM: THUMP domain protein~PFAM: THUMP domain) — its product is MIDVKSSEHIIGIVTGKIGLEGDICQDVMNVLIFIDRGFSCKPLFGRGISIIYSDKKFSDSLTIVRALLQHSIKGFWIIPIDVVCRASYEDIAHCSLELILTKRIDRYPPKILGKCRKRGNYIDSCSSLLRYVGNYIEMIGIAEVDFKRYEYILRIEIIDNIAGISIYRKDLEPLFRIKSI
- a CDS encoding Cellulase (COGs: COG2730 Endoglucanase~InterPro IPR001547~KEGG: pho:PH1171 endo-1,4-beta-glucanase~PFAM: glycoside hydrolase family 5~PRIAM: Cellulase~SPTR: O58925 458aa long hypothetical endo-1,4-beta-glucanase~PFAM: Cellulase (glycosyl hydrolase family 5)), giving the protein MNFFVKNGEIYKLDGATGKPKIIYLFGVNWFGFETRDYVVHGLWARNWVDMLQQIKSLGFNAIRLPFCTYSVQEGTMPNSNAINYNINPDLQGLTSIEIMEKIVAKANELGIYILLDYHRLGCDQIEPLWYSDQVSEQQFIDTWVSVAKRFAKYPNVIGADIRNEPWGATWGTDDPATDWRLAVEKVAPKILEVAPHWLIFVEGTYKTRPDIDERSWYPYYSYYVFWGENLRAVRYYPVRLPYEKIVYSPHTYGPDVFRQPYFDDPIFPENMRSIWMERFGYVKTELGYALVVGEFGGRYGHGGDPRDIIWQIKFVDWLIENRICNFFYWSWNANSGDTGGILKDDWTNIWEDKYQNLKRLMDYCSSIN
- a CDS encoding cation diffusion facilitator family transporter (COGs: COG0053 Co/Zn/Cd cation transporter~InterPro IPR002524~KEGG: dka:DKAM_0834 cation efflux system protein~PFAM: cation efflux protein~SPTR: B8D4X9 Cation efflux system protein~TIGRFAM: cation diffusion facilitator family transporter~PFAM: Cation efflux family~TIGRFAM: cation diffusion facilitator family transporter): MYGIVHSLRKAYKTMVIIVILSVVGTVTELVFAYLSSSMILYTDTVHWIIDTALEIFLLFSLYFAARMYRRFSWGALYLESISMFILVLVIFIVYGYLFIDYIHSFVLTTSNSIKASTSNPYLSLVTIFGGVLTLTSLYIQQRTYKTLKLEILKMDYRHAILDTISSVIATLGLYLTSITNNVIIEFITMIFIMFFIFHSLASYFRDSILSLIGMNVDPELKYKLYKSISSIDYISIKDINIRRIGSFYVVRIIVLIDPNTTIAEAHRLRNRIINLCREQSELIYHVDVIFYPRKKSKRIKRLDKAR
- a CDS encoding transcriptional regulator NikR, CopG family (COGs: COG0864 transcriptional regulator protein containing the CopG/Arc/MetJ DNA-binding domain and a metal-binding domain~InterPro IPR014864~KEGG: smr:Smar_0006 CopG family transcriptional regulator~PFAM: NikR nickel binding~SPTR: A3DKG0 Putative transcriptional regulator, CopG family~PFAM: NikR C terminal nickel binding domain), whose product is MERRGIKFGVYIPEDIAMELEDIMKSMGIDNKSKVIQEALRVFVLENKWYFTKSVAGSIAILYNHDVDEVDEKLTDIQHEYIDIIKASMHVHLDEKKCMLLIAVKGESSKIKELIGKLHTIRGVLLIRHVLLSLED
- a CDS encoding hypothetical protein (KEGG: hypothetical protein LOC100212101), producing MSYRRAVLTFIIVIIVMTLINYSEATIHYNILGQEIAGSTNTTNYNTTVSTITIISTVYTTITTTIGIYHTITHTTILTLDRGVMPEIVIFIVMICTIIALIIGYIIGLKIRKEEHEKPREEVGKKVIAKRR
- a CDS encoding conserved hypothetical protein (KEGG: sto:ST2408 hypothetical protein~SPTR: Q96XW0 Putative uncharacterized protein ST2408~PFAM: Uncharacterised protein family (UPF0153)), whose translation is MEKIDEIHRIIKNALRGDLQSIINVFDYFSQFSNNAIVTKALYLLTYQIIMNVSVDTSKECELCGGICCKYGALIPLYSFDIDDLLTIIDKENLYRALICHGDCYLRRPCPFQDGWRCSVHKYKPYACLSYPFATEEEQIEILRSSEEISIVVPKIPSYCLAAKKTWSIIYSIIKNFREQHNRYPSPMELLQYFIT
- a CDS encoding phage SPO1 DNA polymerase-related protein (COGs: COG1573 Uracil-DNA glycosylase~InterPro IPR005122:IPR005273~KEGG: dka:DKAM_0281 predicted uracil-DNA glycosylase~PFAM: Uracil-DNA glycosylase superfamily~SPTR: B8D2L9 Predicted Uracil-DNA glycosylase~TIGRFAM: phage SPO1 DNA polymerase-related protein~PFAM: Uracil DNA glycosylase superfamily~TIGRFAM: uracil-DNA glycosylase, family 4), which codes for MSLDYSWQELENAIRNCTRCQLYRNRKNAVPGEGPKDAFVMFIGEAPGATEDEMGRPFVGAAGKLLTMIMENLGISRDSVYITNVVKCRPPNNREPSDEEIEKCGIYLETQIRLIKPKIIVTLGNIAGKTIFFMGKERWEGIMKMRGRVYNMKIFDLTVYVIPTIHPAAGLYNPNLKNLLIQDLKIVKECIDKMSTNPQDMTAKPKTLLSYMKK
- a CDS encoding cren protein (KEGG: hbu:Hbut_0062 cren protein~SPTR: A2BIX8 Hypothetical crenarchaeal protein) encodes the protein MGLKHGKYVYVKRSDGYYIKVRVLKSRGDEDQDKYIVIGPKTHKVPPTATIIREEQLPEKIREKLYAI
- a CDS encoding rRNA methylase family protein (KEGG: hbu:Hbut_0041 rRNA methylase family protein~SPTR: A2BIV8 Predicted rRNA methylase family protein~PFAM: Ribosomal RNA adenine dimethylase), which encodes MELVPWIPTPHAIIEYLVNSINIDRDDTVLDMGCGDGRVILSFARLGANGICIEIDKTLCNIVEISSQLLNVKDKIRVICRDFFTVSLSDLEPAPTIIYLYLYRSILEEIAKKLEKELSIGTIIVTLDFPISSWSPFFVKHIVDENGFDRFLWFYVIGISNPMARRFVFTEDEHINLIQTRLAKRKLYLY
- a CDS encoding protein of unknown function DUF120 (COGs: COG1339 Transcriptional regulator of a riboflavin/FAD biosynthetic operon~InterPro IPR002834~KEGG: dka:DKAM_0976 riboflavin kinase~PFAM: protein of unknown function DUF120~SPTR: B8D5C1 Riboflavin kinase~PFAM: Domain of unknown function DUF120) — encoded protein: MKEMIVKVIGNVVSGLGEGKKYVDIYSDRIYEVLGIKPYKGTLNIAIRSEYIEQLSNCFEKGKVYVIEPPCNRYGRVFALKSILKDLEVYVIRPEKTRHGANIIEIISDKNLRELLELKDGDIIELYIYC